The Desulfovibrio sp. genome segment CGGCGTTATCACCGGCATTGATACAGACTACATGAGCGGCCCGCTGGCCCGCGCCGTTTCAGAGGGGCTGTTGCCCACGCCTGTCATGTTTCGCTCGCACGGGGGCAGGCCGCGCGCCATCGGCGAGGGCTCGCTCAAGATAGACATTGCCGTTATCGCCGCTCCGGCGGTGGATTCGCTGGGCAATATCAACGGTACGGAAGGCCCTTCGGCCTGCGGTTCACTTGGCTATGCCCTGCCCGACGCCAAACACGCCAGACACGTCATTGCCGTTACCGACCATCTGGTGCAGGGCGGTCTTGGCCGCGTAAGCATCCCCCACGATCAGGTTGACCATGTGGTTGTGGTGGACAAGATCGGCGATCCGGCGGGCATTGTTTCCGGCTCCATCAGCCTTACCCGCGACCCTGTGGCCCTTGCCATCGCCCGCAGCGCCCAGGCTGTCATCCGCGCCTCGGGCCTGCTCAAGGACGGTTTCAACTATCAGACCGGCGCTGGCGGCGCTTCGCTGGCGGCTTCCATCTTTTTGCAGGAAGACATGCGCGCCATGAAGTTGCACGGCGGTTTTCTGCTGGGCGGCATTACCAAATACATGGTTGAAATGCTTGATGAAGGCCTGTTTGACAATGTGTACGATGTGCAGTGCTTTGACCTGAGCAGTGTGCAGTCCATTGCCCGCAATCCGCGCCATGTGGAAATATCGGCGGATACCTACGCCAACCCGGCCAGCAAAAGCGCCTGTGTGGACTATCTGGACGCGGTGCTGCTGGGCGCCACCGAGGTGGATATGAACTTTAACGTCAACGTGACCACCGATTCAAACGGCAATATCATCGGCGGTTCGGGCGGCCACAACGATGCCGCCGCCGGAGCCAAGCTGACCATCATTGTGGCCCCGCTGGTGCGCGCGCGTCTGCCCATCGTGGTGGACAGGTGCACCACCCTCACCACCAGAGGTGAAACCGTGGACGTGCTGGTGACCGAGCGCGGCATAGCCGTAAATCCGGCGCGTAAAGAGCTGGCCGACCGCCTGCGCGATGCCCGCCTGCCAGTGTGCGACATTGCCGAGCTGCACGAAACAGCCATGAAAATGACCGGCAAGCCGTTGTCCTTCGAGCACGGAGAAAAGGTGGTGGGCACGGTGGAGTACCGCGACGGAACAATTGTGGACAAAATATACGCCACAAAGTAAGCCCCGCACACCCTCCTGGCGGGGGTACGCCCCCCGCCAGCGCGGGGCAGGAGAACATGCATGGATTTTTGCCAGCTGCTTGCCGAACGCGAACGCCGGTGGAATACACGTTTGTCACTGGCTGGCCTGTACAATTGCCCGGTGCTTTCCCTGACACTGAACATTCCCGGGCCGGACAAGAATCTGCCCGGTGCGGATGCCGCATTGGGCCTGCTGCGGACAGAACTGTGCGCGGCGGTGGAAGCGGCAGGGGGAACGTGCGTAGATGAATGCCAGTTCGCAGGCCCGGACGGCCCCGCGTGGGTGGCCGCCGTGCGTATGGACGCCATGGCTCTCAAGCATCTGGCAGTAGCGGTGGAAGAAAGCCACTTTCTCGGCAGGCTGGCCGATGCGGACGTAATGGATTCGCAGGGGCAGCCCGTGAACCGCGAGCATGTGGCAGGCACGCCGAATGCTGTCGAGGGCGGCGCAGCGCAGGGCCGTGCGCCGCGTCAGTGTTTTTTGTGTTTCCGCCCCGCCAGCCTGTGCCGCCGCGAGGGCAGGCACAGCCTTGATGAACTGCTGGCCGTCGTGCATCGTACGCTGCGTCTTGCCAGTGAAAATGCAGGGCAGGAACAGGCATGTCGGCCGTAACGCCACTGCTGGACGAGCTGTCCGGTGCAGATTGCTGGCATCAGGACGGCCTGCCTGCCTTGTCGCTGTGCCTGTCTGGTGAGCAGGTGACGGAGCTGGCTGCGCGCGCGGCCATACTTGAAGCAGCTGTAAGCCCCAAGCCGGGGCTGGTATGCCTGGGCAGCAACGGCGCGCACAGTGACATGGACTACCCCCTGTTTGTGCGCAGCGCCAAGGCCCTGCGACCTTATTTTGCGCAGGCCCACGCCCTTGGCGAGACCACTCGCGATCTCTCGCCGGGGCAGGTTTTTGCCCGTTTGCGGCCCCTTGGAGTGTGGGCAGAGCAGTGCATGCTGCAGGCCACTGGTGGTATAAACACCCATAAAGGATTGATTTTTTCCATGGGGCTGTTTTGTGCTGCGGTGGGGCGCCTCAACAATGGCATGGCCGGGCAGGTGGTGTCCGCACTTGCGCTGCGGCAGGCGGCGGCGTCGTTCGTGAGCGGCATTGTGCGGAGGGATTTTGCTCCACTGGCTGAACATAAGGCGGCACAGCGTGGAACTCTGCGCTGCGGCGTGATGGGTGGCCTGAGCCCCCGTGATGCTCGGCCTGTGTTTGAGGCACAGCTGCAACGCGCGCTTACCGCCGGTGAAGTGCTGTACCTGCTCTACGGCGTAACGGGCATACGTGGCGAGGCCGAGCAGGGGTTCCCGCATGTGGGGCTGGCCCTACAGGCGCTGGAGGCGCACGGGGCAGCGCACGACCTCAACACGGCCATGGCCCACTGCCTGCTGGAGCTGGTGCAGGCCATGGATGATACAAATATTTTATGGCGCGGCGGCCCGGAGGGGTTGCGCCACGCGGCAAGCTCCGCACGGGCGGTACTGGCTGCCGGTGGCCTGGGCACTCACGTCGGGCAGGCGGCCTTGCGCCGCATGAGCGTCGATTTTGCACGCAAAAGACTGAGCCCCGGCGGCTGCGCCGACATTCTTGCTGTGAGCGTGTTTTTGTGGCTGTTGCGCTGCCACGGCACAGGCTGACTCGCCCTTACGCAATCCAGTTGTACAGGGTTACGGGACGGCCCGGGCCGCCGTAGTCCTTCACACTGCCAAGCCTGCCGGTGGCGGTGAGGTAGTCAAAGTATTTCTTTAACGAAATGCGCGAGATACCCGCCAGCGGCTCAATGTCCTTGAGGCTGAACGGCCCCTCATACTGCTGCAATACCTGCATGACCGTTTTCAGCGTGCGTGCGTCAATGCCCTTGGGCGTGCCGGAATCGGGCGCGGGGCGCTCCTTTTTGATGAAAATGCGCCGGTCAAGCATCTCCTGGGTAATGGGAACCTCGGGCGAGATGAGCAGCTGGCGCTTTTCGCGGAACTGGAGCAGCGATTCGCGAAAGCGCTCAAAGGTAAAGGGTTTGACAATGTAGTCAGCCACGCCCATGCGCAGGGCGTTGAGAATGTCGTCGCTGTTCTGCGCGGCGGTTATCATGATTACATCGGTGTGGTAAAACTGCGACTTGATGATGCGCAGCAGCTCCATACCGTCCATGCCCGGCATGAATACGTCAAGCAGCACCAGATCCACATGGTGCGCGCGCAGCAGGGCAAGGCCATCCTCGCCGGAATGGGCCGTATGCTCAAGGCTGAAGCCGTCTATACCTTCCAGATACCCGGCAGCCAGATCTGCCACCATGGGGTCGTCTTCAATGATGATGACGCGGATCATGGGTTTTCTCCTTCCACCAGTGTGGTTGCTGGAATACGGACAGTAAAGATGGAACCGTGCCCAAGCCTTGAATCAATTTCCACAGATCCGTCCACTTCGTCCAGCGTAAGCAGCAGCATGTACAGCCCTATGCCCCTGTTGGAGCCCTTGGTGGAAAAACCCTTGCTGAAGATTTTTTCCTGGTGTTCCTCTGCTATGCCGCGCCCGGTATCGGCCACCCACAAAATTAGCTGGCCCTTGTCGCCAGCGGGGGCAAAATCGCTTTCGATGTGCAGGGTAATGCGCTTCTCACCAGCATAGGTAACTGCGTCAAAGGCGTTGTCTATAAGGTTGCCCACAATTGTCACCAGGGCGTGCGCTCCTTTGGCCGAAAGGGGCGGCAGCGCGCCGGTGCCCTCGATGTGCAGGGTAACGCCCAGCTCGTGGGCGCGGCTGTACTTGCTCTCAAGAAAGCCCGCCATAATGGGATCCTTGACCAGCGCCGTGATGGATGAGGTTTCGCGCTTTTTGCTGCCGATGATGCGCTCGAGGTAGGCATCGAGCTCTTCATAGCGCCTGTTGCGAAGCAGGCCCGAGATGACGTGCAGTTTGTTGAGATATTCGTGCGAGCGCGAGCGCAGGGCCTCGGCGTAGTTGCTGAGACCGGTGAGGCGCTCGGCCTGCGCGCGAACCTCTGTCATGTCGCGGAAGGTGGCCACCGCGCCGATAATTTTGCCCTGCACGCTTATGGGCGCACGGTTGGTCATGATGATGCAGCCGTTGATGTTCTGCTCCATATCATATTCTGGCTTGCCGCTTTCAATAATGGCGTCGAGCCGCGTGGCGGGAATGGTTTTTTGCACCGGCTGGCCTTCCAGCGGTCCGGTAACACCAGCGGAGCGCAGTATTTTTTCGGCCATTTCGTTAACAAGCACCAGTGTGCCGTCCTTGTTTACGGCAATAATGCCCTCGCGCACGGTGCGCAGAATGGCGTTGCGTTCTTCAAGCATACGCGCGATCTGGTGAGGCTCAAGGCCGAAAAGAATTTTCTTGATGGTGCGCGAAAGCATCACGGCCAGTACAATGCCAATACCCAGCGAAAGCACCAGAAGCCACGACAATGGCCCGCTCAGTCGTGAAACATTGGCCTCGATATCCTTGGACATGATGCCCACGGCCACTGCGCCCAGCTGCTTGCCCTGCTCGTCGTATATGGGCCTGAAGGCCCGCAGTGAAAAGCCGAACGACCCGCGCGCCGACGAAATATAGGTGCGCCCTTTAAGGGAGTCGCCTTCGTCGCCGCCCATGATATGCCCGCCGATTTTCCACGCTTCGGGGTGATAGACGCGTATGCCCTGCATGTCGATGAGCACTATGAACTTTACGTTGGAGACGTGGGTGAGCATCTCCACAAAGTCCACCATCTGTTTGCGGCCCTCGGGCTTGCTTGAGCGCATGCCCTCGATGACGGTGGAGGATTCTGCCGAGAGTCTGGCCACGTTGGTGACGGTTTTTTCCGCCTCTTCATAGCCGTACTTGCTGATAAAATACGATTCTGCCAGATGGCTGAACAATATGGGCGGGCAGAGCGCAAGGCTCACCAGAATAACAAGTTTTACAAACAGACTGGAATTTTTGATTGCTTGCAGCATGGCAAATCGTTGGGGGCGGTCTTGCTGGCGGGCAGGCCGGATTACGGCGGGCTGCCCTTGTTGCGGGTGCTCGCCATGAATGGTTGTTGCGACTGGCTGCGGCGTGCGGCTCAAAAGCCTGCGCACCACTAGTAAATCATAACAGGAGCCCGGAGGCCTCGCAAATGGCGCAGCACTGATCCGCTTTGCACAAATTTGCCAGTTCAGCACCGGTTACAAAAAGGCCTTTTTGAATGAAAATTTTTTCAACGCTTTGTAAATACTATTTTTTTTGGTGTCATCCTGCGGGCAATTAAAAATGACAGTGGATAATTATCACATATGGAGTTAGGAAAGGCGACCCCCCCCTGTACGAGAAAAGTTTGAAGCATGTTGTTTTGGTCATTGGGTACTGAACCAGGAAACGAAGATGGAGCCGGGGATGAAAAAAATTGCAGTGTTGGTTTTGGCGGCCGGTATGTTGTGCGCGCTTTCAGAAGGCGCGAGCGCCATTGATTTTTCGGCCAAGGGCCGCTGGGCTTACAATTTTAGCTACGGGCAGCACGGCAATTTTACTGCTGGTGGGGGCAGAACGGGGTACAGCTCGACTGAAGACGAATTTGAAGCCGCCCAGCAGGTTCGCCTGCAACTGGATGCCAAGGCTTCCGAAAATCTTTCCGGCACGGTTCATTTTGAAATCGGCGGATACAACCGTGGCATGATGCAGTACTGGGGCGCCAGCGGCAACGGCGGCGCTCTTGGCGCAGACGGTACAGTGGTGAAGGTCAAAAACGCCTTCATAGACTGGACTGTGCCGCAGACCGCCCTCAAGGTGCGCATGGGCATTCAGCCCATACAGCTGCCCGATTATATCAACAACAGCCAGGTGCTGGCCGATGATGCCGCGGGCATCACCGCTTCTTACGCCTTCAACGAAAATGTGGGCCTTACGGCGTTCTGGACGCGTCTGTTCAACGACAACACCACCGCTACCACCAACCGCTACCCCGGCTATATGGACAACATGGACGCCGTGGGCCTTACCCTGCCCCTGACCTTTGATGGTGTTAACCTTACACCCTGGGGCATGTATGCCGGTATTGGGCCCGCCATCAACTATGATAGCGTTACCAATGACCCCACCAAAAAGCAGATAACGAGCTATGTCAGCCAGGCTTCTGCTGGCGGCCCAAAGGCTGGCCTGCTGCCTCTGTACGGCGGTTTCCACAAGAGCAGGCTTTCGCAGTACGGCAACGCCATGTGGGCTGGCCTGCCCGGTCAGATCACGGCTTTCGACCCCTTCCGCATTTCGTGGGACGTGGTGTACGGCGCAGTGCAGTATGACGACAGCGCCATGAACCGCGCTGGCTGGCTGGCCTCGCTGGTGCTTGAATACAAGCTCGACTGGAGCACTCCCGGCCTGTACGGCTGGTACACCTCTGGCGACGACGACAACCTCGGCAACGGTTCCGAGCGCATGCCCAACATCCACCCCAACAACCCCAACGATTTCTCTGAATTTGCCTTCCACGGCGACCCCATCGTGGGCCGCGACAGCATTGTGGGCAAATCCATGACAGGAACCTGGGGCATCGGCGTGCGGCTCAAGGACATGAGCTTTGTTGAGAACCTCAGCCATACCTTCCGCATCAACTACATGGGCGGCACCAACGACCCCGGCGTGCTCAAAAAGATCAACCGCGCCACCGGCAGCTGGATGGCCCCCAACGACACCACGGTTGCTGGTCGTGAAGGTCTGTACCTGACCCGCAACGACAGCCTGGTGGAATTTGGTCTGAGCACCAAGTACAAGATGTACGATAACTTTACCGTGTATGTTGAAACCAACTACGACGCCCTGTTCCTCGACAAGAGCGCCACGGTTTGGGGCAACAGCAAGATGAACGGCAAGAGCGACCGTAGTGCCGATGCCTGGAATACTGCTGTTACCTTTGTGTATCAGTTCTAATCCGCGTTGCGGCAGCAACCTGCCGCGCCCGGCATACTGCAAAGCGCCCATGGTTTCATGGGCGCTTTCTGTTTTTGCCGCAGCATTCTGACTTTATTTTTTGAGTGGCGGGCTCAGTCGGCCTTGGGCCGTTCTGGTCTGCCCATGAGCACAACGGGCACAATGCTGAGGGCCGCCACTGCCGCCATCAGCAGGTACACGGCATCCATGCCCCACAGGGCGGCAAGCCCGCCAAATAGCGTGGGAGTGAGAATGTTGGTAATGCCCCGGCCAAAGGAATTGACGGTGAATATGGACTCGTAGTTTTGCGCGCCCTGCACTGGTTCGGTGATGATGGTCTGGATAACCGGCACGGTTCCCTTGGTAACAATGCCTATGGCCAGCGCCAGCAGCAACGTGATCACAAGGTTGCTGGAGCTGAGCAGGGCGCAGAGCAGCAGGGTGAGTGTCAGCCCCGCCGCGATGAAAATTTTGCGTGTGCCGAAAATGTCGATAAGTCGGCCACAGGCCATCTTGCCCGCAAAGGAACCAAGGGTGAACCCCAGGGCGAACGAGCCGATGGTTTTGGCATCCATGCCCTTTGCCACCAGCAGCAGGGGCAGAAAGGTAAAGATTCTGTCATTGCTGAAAGCATTGAGCATGCTGCCCAGCATGGCCAGCAAAACAGAGCGGTTTTTCAGTATGGCAAAGGCGGCAAAGGGATTGCGGCGTGGGGGCCTGCCTGCGGAAGAATCGGCGGGCGCGGCATCGCCGCTCTCGCCGGATTCGGCAAAGCTGCCCCTTGTGCAGTAGAGCCACAGGCCCGCGCAGAGGGCAAACACCCCGTAGGCGAAACAGATGGCCCGCCAGCCGGGCATGGAGCCCACAGTGTAGGCCGCCGCAAAGGCAGCAAACGACACCAGCGGAATACGCCCCACATCGCCAATGGCCGTAAAATCGCTCATGACCCGGCCAAGCCGCGACCTGTCTGTGTTGGTGGTAATGTACGAAAAGGAAAGATTGTGGAATACGGCAAAGCCCGCCATGACCAGCAGCATGCAAGCGCCCGCGGCTGTCATGCCGCCACCGGGCAGGACGCTGGCAGCCCCCGTACCAGCAAGCCCGGCCCCAATGAGGCCCAGCCCCGCCACGCAGGCAATCAGGGCCACAGAGCCAGCAAAGCCAAAGCGGCGCGAAAACCAGCCCGTGCCAAGGCCAGCGGCGGTGCTCAGGGCTGTGCCGAGTGAAACAATCAGGCCCACCTCTGTTTCACCACTGCCGTAAGCCAGCGCCATGAACGACAGGATCACCGGCACCGTGTCAAACAGACCATCCACCAGGATGTGGTACAGATTCAACATGATAAAACGTGCGCGGGTCATCATGCGTGAGCTGTACTGTCAGGCGCGGGGCGCGTCAAGGCACAAGCTGCCTGTTATGGATGGGGCCGCCGCCCCATAGGCGTAAAAAAGGCCCCCAGGAATAACCGGTGGAGGCCTGTGTGAGCACGAAAAGAAAAAACGGATGATCAGGCTAAAATCGAAGGCCTCTACACTGTCTGACTCTGCGTCTTCATGTCCTGAATAAGGGTGTGCAGCACGTGGGTTTGCTGAATGAGGTCTGTAACCGATTGGGCGGCGAGCTCCATGGCCTGTGCGGTTTCGGCCGAGATGGTTGCAATCTGCTCCACCGATCTGTTGATTTCTTCGCTGGTGGCAGATTGCTGCTCGCTGGCCGTGGCGATGGACTGCACCTGATCGTTGACCTGGTCCACAAATTCAAGAATACACTTGAGCGATTCGCCAGAGTGGATGGAAAGCGATGCGGCGCTTTCAACGGCTGCCACCACGTTTTCAACGCTCGAAATATTTTTGCGTGTACCTTCCTGAATTCCGCTAACCGCGCGGCCCACATCCTGCGTGGCGACCATCGTTTTTTCTGCCAGTTTGCGCACCTCGTCTGCCACCACGGCAAAACCACGCCCTGCGTCACCCGCCCTCGCTGCCTCAATGGCAGCATTGAGCGCCAGCAGGTTGGTCTGGTCGGCGATATCGGCAATGATGTTCATGATCTGCCCGATGCCGTCGGCCTGTTTGCCCAGCAGGGCCATGTCTTCGCGTATGGCAAGCGATTGCGCACGCACACCTTCAATGCCTTTTACCGCACTATTCACAACAGACGCGCCTTCCTGAGCCTGTCCATGAGTATTGCGAGATGCGTCGGCAGCCCGTTGCGAGTTCCTGGCCACTTCGAGCACGGTGGCGTTCATTTCTTCCATGGCGGTGGCGGTTTCGCGCACACGGCCAGACTGCTCGTCTGCGCCACGGCTAGACTGCTCAACCTGGCTCGAGAGCTCCTCCGAGGCCGTAGCCACAACATTTACCACAGATTCAAGGCTGTGCACGGCCTCAACAATCTTGTTGCGGTTGGCCTCGGCTTTTTCGCGCGCTTCTTCTGCGGTTTGCATGGCGCGGTTGGCCTTGCCTACCTCTTGCTCCGCCAGCTGGCTTTTTTCTTCTGCAAGCGAAATCTTGTGTTTCAGTTCGTCCAGCATTGTGCTGAGGTTGTCTGCCAGTGCGCCAAAATCGTCGTTGCGCTGCAGAGATATGCTTGAATCAAACTCGCCCCGGGTGATGTTTTTGGCAAAGCCAATGCATAAGCGGAGCGGCCTGATAATGCCCAGGGCAATACCCAGCGATATGAACGTGATCAGAGCAAGGGCGCAGATAAAGATGGTGGTGAAGTATATGCGTCCTTTGCTCACGATGCTACGGCCCTCTTCGGCCACTTTTTGGGAATAGGCATCGAGCAGGCTTGCAAGCTTGTCTACCACTTCACGGTGCTTCTGGTAGGCGGGGGTAAGCTGGCGGGCGGCCAGTGTTTCTGCCTCAGACCAGTTGTTGGCCTGCACGGCAGGTTTGATCTTGTTTTCAATGACATCAAACACGACGCTGCCGGTGGGGTAGAGCTCCTGATCAACAATCTGCTTGATCTGCGGGTCGATATCGCTGGAATGCCAGAAATTATACTGGCGCAAAAAATCTTTTTTGTGTTGGGCAATGGATGCATACAGCTTTTCGAGATTTGCTGCATCCCTGGTGCCCACAACCTGCAGGGCATCCAAATAGGTTTCAATGACATACAGCGGCGGCGGCAAAATATCTGCAAGCAGGTCTTTGCTGTCGGAGATAGATTGATATGTGTCAGAACCAATAGAAGTTTTTGTTATTGTATAAGTAGAAATGGAAAAAACACCAGTCATACCAACGAATACAAAAATGATAAGGATGGCAAATTTTTTGGCGACAGAGATATTTTTAAGCATTGGTGCTCTCCCTGCATTGGTATCAAAGGTGGATTTTGTTTTCATGCTTCTAAACGGTCACCCGGAAGAAAACAATAGGGTGGCGACATTCTCTTGAGTGTGCTTGCCAGTTAGGCAAGCGCTCACTATGCTTGATCGTGCTCAACTATAGCCAGATACGCCCAACCTGCCGCGATTTTGCGGGCTTGCCCTTGTATATTCTTACGGAAGCAGCTCATGACAGAAACTGAAAATTCCTCTGCAACGCTCCACATCACGCCATATTCCACTGCCAGCGGCAGAGCGTATATGCCCCCGCTGACGCGGGCCTCACTGAATGCCCTGTGTGATGCTGGCGGCATAAGCCCTGCGGCATGGCAAAAGGCCATGAATTTCTGCGGGTTCAGGCCAGACGGCAAGGCCTGGCTGGCTTACTGGCGGCAGCTGTGCCTGCTGGGCGGCGCGCTGTTTTTTGTGGCGGGTGTAGTCTGTTTTATCGCCTGGAACTGGGGAACCATGACGCCGCTGGCCCGCATGGCGCTGACAGGCGCGGTGGTTGCCAGCAGCGGCTTTGGGGCGGTGCTGCTGGGGCCAGATACGCGGCTGGGGCGGGTTTTGCTGCTGGTGTGCGGCCTTGCCATTGGGCCAATGCTGGCCGTGTTCGGGCAGACCTATCAGACCGGGGCCGAGCTGTGGGAGCTCTTTAGGGTATGGACTGCCGTGCTGGTGCTGCTGGCGCTGGCAGGCAGGCAAGCCGGGCTGTG includes the following:
- the citF gene encoding citrate lyase subunit alpha, with the protein product MKNKFIATIADALRQCGIADGMTLSFHHHLRNGDHVVNMTMDAVASLGIKNITVACSSMFPVHEHLVQHIKSGVITGIDTDYMSGPLARAVSEGLLPTPVMFRSHGGRPRAIGEGSLKIDIAVIAAPAVDSLGNINGTEGPSACGSLGYALPDAKHARHVIAVTDHLVQGGLGRVSIPHDQVDHVVVVDKIGDPAGIVSGSISLTRDPVALAIARSAQAVIRASGLLKDGFNYQTGAGGASLAASIFLQEDMRAMKLHGGFLLGGITKYMVEMLDEGLFDNVYDVQCFDLSSVQSIARNPRHVEISADTYANPASKSACVDYLDAVLLGATEVDMNFNVNVTTDSNGNIIGGSGGHNDAAAGAKLTIIVAPLVRARLPIVVDRCTTLTTRGETVDVLVTERGIAVNPARKELADRLRDARLPVCDIAELHETAMKMTGKPLSFEHGEKVVGTVEYRDGTIVDKIYATK
- a CDS encoding citrate lyase holo-[acyl-carrier protein] synthase — encoded protein: MDFCQLLAERERRWNTRLSLAGLYNCPVLSLTLNIPGPDKNLPGADAALGLLRTELCAAVEAAGGTCVDECQFAGPDGPAWVAAVRMDAMALKHLAVAVEESHFLGRLADADVMDSQGQPVNREHVAGTPNAVEGGAAQGRAPRQCFLCFRPASLCRREGRHSLDELLAVVHRTLRLASENAGQEQACRP
- a CDS encoding triphosphoribosyl-dephospho-CoA synthase — encoded protein: MSAVTPLLDELSGADCWHQDGLPALSLCLSGEQVTELAARAAILEAAVSPKPGLVCLGSNGAHSDMDYPLFVRSAKALRPYFAQAHALGETTRDLSPGQVFARLRPLGVWAEQCMLQATGGINTHKGLIFSMGLFCAAVGRLNNGMAGQVVSALALRQAAASFVSGIVRRDFAPLAEHKAAQRGTLRCGVMGGLSPRDARPVFEAQLQRALTAGEVLYLLYGVTGIRGEAEQGFPHVGLALQALEAHGAAHDLNTAMAHCLLELVQAMDDTNILWRGGPEGLRHAASSARAVLAAGGLGTHVGQAALRRMSVDFARKRLSPGGCADILAVSVFLWLLRCHGTG
- a CDS encoding response regulator — translated: MIRVIIIEDDPMVADLAAGYLEGIDGFSLEHTAHSGEDGLALLRAHHVDLVLLDVFMPGMDGMELLRIIKSQFYHTDVIMITAAQNSDDILNALRMGVADYIVKPFTFERFRESLLQFREKRQLLISPEVPITQEMLDRRIFIKKERPAPDSGTPKGIDARTLKTVMQVLQQYEGPFSLKDIEPLAGISRISLKKYFDYLTATGRLGSVKDYGGPGRPVTLYNWIA
- the dcuS gene encoding DcuS/MalK family sensor histidine kinase; the encoded protein is MLQAIKNSSLFVKLVILVSLALCPPILFSHLAESYFISKYGYEEAEKTVTNVARLSAESSTVIEGMRSSKPEGRKQMVDFVEMLTHVSNVKFIVLIDMQGIRVYHPEAWKIGGHIMGGDEGDSLKGRTYISSARGSFGFSLRAFRPIYDEQGKQLGAVAVGIMSKDIEANVSRLSGPLSWLLVLSLGIGIVLAVMLSRTIKKILFGLEPHQIARMLEERNAILRTVREGIIAVNKDGTLVLVNEMAEKILRSAGVTGPLEGQPVQKTIPATRLDAIIESGKPEYDMEQNINGCIIMTNRAPISVQGKIIGAVATFRDMTEVRAQAERLTGLSNYAEALRSRSHEYLNKLHVISGLLRNRRYEELDAYLERIIGSKKRETSSITALVKDPIMAGFLESKYSRAHELGVTLHIEGTGALPPLSAKGAHALVTIVGNLIDNAFDAVTYAGEKRITLHIESDFAPAGDKGQLILWVADTGRGIAEEHQEKIFSKGFSTKGSNRGIGLYMLLLTLDEVDGSVEIDSRLGHGSIFTVRIPATTLVEGENP
- a CDS encoding outer membrane homotrimeric porin, translating into MKKIAVLVLAAGMLCALSEGASAIDFSAKGRWAYNFSYGQHGNFTAGGGRTGYSSTEDEFEAAQQVRLQLDAKASENLSGTVHFEIGGYNRGMMQYWGASGNGGALGADGTVVKVKNAFIDWTVPQTALKVRMGIQPIQLPDYINNSQVLADDAAGITASYAFNENVGLTAFWTRLFNDNTTATTNRYPGYMDNMDAVGLTLPLTFDGVNLTPWGMYAGIGPAINYDSVTNDPTKKQITSYVSQASAGGPKAGLLPLYGGFHKSRLSQYGNAMWAGLPGQITAFDPFRISWDVVYGAVQYDDSAMNRAGWLASLVLEYKLDWSTPGLYGWYTSGDDDNLGNGSERMPNIHPNNPNDFSEFAFHGDPIVGRDSIVGKSMTGTWGIGVRLKDMSFVENLSHTFRINYMGGTNDPGVLKKINRATGSWMAPNDTTVAGREGLYLTRNDSLVEFGLSTKYKMYDNFTVYVETNYDALFLDKSATVWGNSKMNGKSDRSADAWNTAVTFVYQF
- a CDS encoding MFS transporter, which encodes MMTRARFIMLNLYHILVDGLFDTVPVILSFMALAYGSGETEVGLIVSLGTALSTAAGLGTGWFSRRFGFAGSVALIACVAGLGLIGAGLAGTGAASVLPGGGMTAAGACMLLVMAGFAVFHNLSFSYITTNTDRSRLGRVMSDFTAIGDVGRIPLVSFAAFAAAYTVGSMPGWRAICFAYGVFALCAGLWLYCTRGSFAESGESGDAAPADSSAGRPPRRNPFAAFAILKNRSVLLAMLGSMLNAFSNDRIFTFLPLLLVAKGMDAKTIGSFALGFTLGSFAGKMACGRLIDIFGTRKIFIAAGLTLTLLLCALLSSSNLVITLLLALAIGIVTKGTVPVIQTIITEPVQGAQNYESIFTVNSFGRGITNILTPTLFGGLAALWGMDAVYLLMAAVAALSIVPVVLMGRPERPKAD
- a CDS encoding methyl-accepting chemotaxis protein; translation: MLKNISVAKKFAILIIFVFVGMTGVFSISTYTITKTSIGSDTYQSISDSKDLLADILPPPLYVIETYLDALQVVGTRDAANLEKLYASIAQHKKDFLRQYNFWHSSDIDPQIKQIVDQELYPTGSVVFDVIENKIKPAVQANNWSEAETLAARQLTPAYQKHREVVDKLASLLDAYSQKVAEEGRSIVSKGRIYFTTIFICALALITFISLGIALGIIRPLRLCIGFAKNITRGEFDSSISLQRNDDFGALADNLSTMLDELKHKISLAEEKSQLAEQEVGKANRAMQTAEEAREKAEANRNKIVEAVHSLESVVNVVATASEELSSQVEQSSRGADEQSGRVRETATAMEEMNATVLEVARNSQRAADASRNTHGQAQEGASVVNSAVKGIEGVRAQSLAIREDMALLGKQADGIGQIMNIIADIADQTNLLALNAAIEAARAGDAGRGFAVVADEVRKLAEKTMVATQDVGRAVSGIQEGTRKNISSVENVVAAVESAASLSIHSGESLKCILEFVDQVNDQVQSIATASEQQSATSEEINRSVEQIATISAETAQAMELAAQSVTDLIQQTHVLHTLIQDMKTQSQTV